In one Rhopalosiphum padi isolate XX-2018 chromosome 3, ASM2088224v1, whole genome shotgun sequence genomic region, the following are encoded:
- the LOC132927300 gene encoding coiled-coil domain-containing protein 18-like isoform X2: MNSTSDLLIKNLKPLPIRNPFGRVKKMGVDIDSVISEIKFDQKLISVFNTYNKYINFRFDYVIRTSITQLPDELNHNVDNYEFDSNQQILLDCINSNNSLDNVTKLREELKTLTTEVNLKRKELSIITINEDGLKKNIKHLEDIILIKKNFINDTASYAEIRCNAKEKVQKEYNRINKKYIKILSQLNKSNKITKSNYSNETIKDMNYGERTNNRLLRYEEKIKKMDDIIKIASDSEEKLLQYQIALKTSNDRLKIFNDQLNNQIKNKQDVSLLLIQNEKRINQLKNNLSNLGVLSSIEKSRVHVSSNLIGNNNLKKEFLDLQNMRNEILSSRPRGMFNPKHQKNSNETKIFWKCLSTLNINELKKLLVHYFIKVVDLKESGRENDELISKLDAINDRQRHTIVSLNNSYQEFHLSIEKKFMELKKYYQAKVNMLFQLVQEENNAITMFKMRQEIIGLKKKIIELEKLKTVKPKDTPVMPEPHICLNLLEASKSESETMSSAKVIYHKNKLKIQKNKSKLI; encoded by the exons ATGAATTCAACCTCGGACCTACTCATCAAAAACCTAAAACCGTTACCAATTCGCAATCCATTTGGTCGAGTAAAAAAAATGGGTGTAGACATCGATAGTGTTATAAGCGAAATAAAATTTGATCAAAAGTTAATAAGTGTGTTTAACACGTATAACAAGTATATAAATTTTCGGTTTGACTATGTTATTAGAACAAGTATCACTCAGTTACCAGACGAATTGAATCATAATGTCGATA atTATGAATTTGATTCAAACCAACAAATTTTACTAGATTGTATTAATAGTAACAATAGTTTAGATAATGTTACAAAATTGCGAGaagaattaaaaactttaacaacagaagtaaatttaaaaagaaaagaattgagtataattactattaatgaggatggattaaaaaaaaacattaaacatttagaagatattatattaataaaa aaaaattttattaacGACACTGCCAGCTATGCAGAAATCAGATGCAATGCTAAAGAAAAAGTTCAAAAAGAgtacaatagaataaataaaaaatatattaaaattttaagtcaattaaataagtcaaataaaataacaaaatcaaattatagtAATGAAACTATTAAAGATATGAATTACGGGGAGCGAACAAATAATAGACTATTACGatatgaagaaaaaattaaaaaaatggatgACATTATAAAAATTGCCAGTGATAGTGAAGAaaa aTTACTACAATATCAAATTGCTTTAAAAACTTCTAATGAtcgcttaaaaatatttaatgaccaattaaataaccaaataaaaaataaacaagatgTTTCATTACtattaatacaaaatgaaaagagaattaatcaattgaaaaataatttatctaatttggga GTGTTATCAAGCATAGAAAAAAGTAGAGTCCATGtatcatcaaatttaattggaaataataatttaaaaaaagaatttttggATTTACAAAATATGAGAAATGAAATTTTAAGCTCACGTCCTAGAGGAATGTTTAATCCTAAACATCAAAAG aattcaaatgaaacaaaaattttCTGGAAATGTCTatcaacattaaatataaatgaacttaaaaaattgttggtacattattttattaaagttgtGGATTTAAAAGAATCTGGGCGAGAAAATGATGAATTAATATCTAAACTCGAT gcAATAAATGATAGACAAAGGCATACTATTGTATCTTTAAATAACAGTTATCAAGAATTCCATTtgtcaattgaaaaaaaattcatggaattaaaaaaatattatcaagcaAAAGTTAATATGTTATTCCAACTAGTTCAAGAAGAAAATAATGCTATTACTATGTTTAAAATGAGACAAGAAATCATAGgacttaaaaagaaaataattgaattggAGAAGTTAAAAAcag taaaacCCAAGGACACTCCAGTGATGCCAGAACCCCATATCTGTTTAAATCTTCTAGAGGCATCAAAATCAGAATCCGAAACTATGTCATCTGCCAAAGTAATATACCATAAAAACAAACTgaagatacaaaaaaataaatccaaattaatttga
- the LOC132927300 gene encoding interaptin-like isoform X1 has product MNSTSDLLIKNLKPLPIRNPFGRVKKMGVDIDSVISEIKFDQKLISVFNTYNKYINFRFDYVIRTSITQLPDELNHNVDNYEFDSNQQILLDCINSNNSLDNVTKLREELKTLTTEVNLKRKELSIITINEDGLKKNIKHLEDIILIKKNFINDTASYAEIRCNAKEKVQKEYNRINKKYIKILSQLNKSNKITKSNYSNETIKDMNYGERTNNRLLRYEEKIKKMDDIIKIASDSEEKLLQYQIALKTSNDRLKIFNDQLNNQIKNKQDVSLLLIQNEKRINQLKNNLSNLGVLSSIEKSRVHVSSNLIGNNNLKKEFLDLQNMRNEILSSRPRGMFNPKHQKENNVFKEDIRKYLENDEAINSIDYLIELKNNMYNNNINLLNFIQTNSNETKIFWKCLSTLNINELKKLLVHYFIKVVDLKESGRENDELISKLDAINDRQRHTIVSLNNSYQEFHLSIEKKFMELKKYYQAKVNMLFQLVQEENNAITMFKMRQEIIGLKKKIIELEKLKTVKPKDTPVMPEPHICLNLLEASKSESETMSSAKVIYHKNKLKIQKNKSKLI; this is encoded by the exons ATGAATTCAACCTCGGACCTACTCATCAAAAACCTAAAACCGTTACCAATTCGCAATCCATTTGGTCGAGTAAAAAAAATGGGTGTAGACATCGATAGTGTTATAAGCGAAATAAAATTTGATCAAAAGTTAATAAGTGTGTTTAACACGTATAACAAGTATATAAATTTTCGGTTTGACTATGTTATTAGAACAAGTATCACTCAGTTACCAGACGAATTGAATCATAATGTCGATA atTATGAATTTGATTCAAACCAACAAATTTTACTAGATTGTATTAATAGTAACAATAGTTTAGATAATGTTACAAAATTGCGAGaagaattaaaaactttaacaacagaagtaaatttaaaaagaaaagaattgagtataattactattaatgaggatggattaaaaaaaaacattaaacatttagaagatattatattaataaaa aaaaattttattaacGACACTGCCAGCTATGCAGAAATCAGATGCAATGCTAAAGAAAAAGTTCAAAAAGAgtacaatagaataaataaaaaatatattaaaattttaagtcaattaaataagtcaaataaaataacaaaatcaaattatagtAATGAAACTATTAAAGATATGAATTACGGGGAGCGAACAAATAATAGACTATTACGatatgaagaaaaaattaaaaaaatggatgACATTATAAAAATTGCCAGTGATAGTGAAGAaaa aTTACTACAATATCAAATTGCTTTAAAAACTTCTAATGAtcgcttaaaaatatttaatgaccaattaaataaccaaataaaaaataaacaagatgTTTCATTACtattaatacaaaatgaaaagagaattaatcaattgaaaaataatttatctaatttggga GTGTTATCAAGCATAGAAAAAAGTAGAGTCCATGtatcatcaaatttaattggaaataataatttaaaaaaagaatttttggATTTACAAAATATGAGAAATGAAATTTTAAGCTCACGTCCTAGAGGAATGTTTAATCCTAAACATCAAAAG gaaAATAATGTGTTCAAAGAAGATATtcgaaaatatttagaaaatgatGAAGCAATTAATTCAatagattatttaattgaattaaaaaataatatgtacaataataatatcaatttattaaattttattcaaacg aattcaaatgaaacaaaaattttCTGGAAATGTCTatcaacattaaatataaatgaacttaaaaaattgttggtacattattttattaaagttgtGGATTTAAAAGAATCTGGGCGAGAAAATGATGAATTAATATCTAAACTCGAT gcAATAAATGATAGACAAAGGCATACTATTGTATCTTTAAATAACAGTTATCAAGAATTCCATTtgtcaattgaaaaaaaattcatggaattaaaaaaatattatcaagcaAAAGTTAATATGTTATTCCAACTAGTTCAAGAAGAAAATAATGCTATTACTATGTTTAAAATGAGACAAGAAATCATAGgacttaaaaagaaaataattgaattggAGAAGTTAAAAAcag taaaacCCAAGGACACTCCAGTGATGCCAGAACCCCATATCTGTTTAAATCTTCTAGAGGCATCAAAATCAGAATCCGAAACTATGTCATCTGCCAAAGTAATATACCATAAAAACAAACTgaagatacaaaaaaataaatccaaattaatttga
- the LOC132927096 gene encoding interaptin-like isoform X2: MTELLQKRKPFNRTKTGEMIFPGKKEMEFKLDVMTREILKLRTVLNGLKKDRCKLNLSGNNNKTKFNCFESNNEDNINKKLSEELCEQNNTMKDTFDKIVLEISKYRVLLDIKTDEMNDNNAQLTKTQEEFNNAVMTLEQIELNTQGNVENARNEFKAVSDRLDGLKSEAQQQIDELNDTNESYMNGLQEKEYQIVRSNNLDKEKAKLTAEFESEFNRVKEYFKKRLSQIEFLPAALQAVQKQMIVEKELSASIEKNIEILSKKLKNISNDSCNDNTNQLLKSKAKHLKIKQVKLEKILAEKLRCCDETKTYKYQQKSVLSKIKSETKLKLNDLRRILKAPAEEYLNTIDKLQNQISKIEAYSCFENDQLNHLSSIMQKPIDALASILNEAIEQITTIGNLQNILTDCSKKCL; this comes from the exons ATGACAGAATTGTTACAAAAAAGA AAACCTTTTAATCGAACAAAAACTGGTGAAATGATATTTCCCGGGAAAAAGGAAatg gAATTTAAACTGGATGTAATGACAAGAGAAATTTTGAAGTTAAGAACAGTATTAAATGGCTTGAAAAAAGACCGTTGTAAACTAAATTTATCtggaaacaataataaaaccaaatttaacTGTTTT GAGTCTAATAatgaagataatataaataaaaagttaagtgAAGAACTTTGCGAACAAAATAACACAATGAAAGACACATTTGA caAAATTGTACTAGAAATATCAAAGTACCGGGTACTATTAGACATTAAAACAGATGAAATGAACGACAATAATGCACAGTTAACAAAAACACAAGAAGAATTTAATAATGCAGTCATGACATTAGAACAGATAGAATTA aacacTCAGGGTAATGTGGAAAATGCGCGAAACGAATTTAAAGCGGTCAGTGATCGCTTGGATGGTTTGAAATCGGAAGCCCAACAACAAATTGACGAGTTAAACGATACAAATGAATCG tACATGAATGGACTACAAGAAAAAGAGTATCAAATAGTCCGATCTAATAACCTGGACAAAGAAAAGGCGAAGCTGACGGCAGAATTCGAATCTGAATTCAACCGGGTTAAA GAATATTTCAAAAAACGGCTAAGTCAAATAGAATTTTTACCTGCTGcgttacaagcagttcaaaagCAAATGATTGTTGAAAAAGAATTAAGCGcttcaattgaaaaaaatattgaaattctcagtaaaaaactaaaaaatatt agcaATGATTCTTGTAACGATAATACGAATCAATTATTAAAGTCTAAAGCTAAACATCTGaa AATCAAACAAGTGAAATTGGAAAAGATTTTAGCAGAAAAACTTCGTTGCTGTGATGAGACAAAAACATATAAGTATCAACAAAAATCTGTGTTAAGCAAGATAAAATCCGaaacaaagttaaaattaaatgatttacgtCGTATTTTAAAAGCACCAGCTGAGGAATACTTAAATACCATCGATAAACTTCAAAACCAAATATCTAAAATTGAGGCATATTCTTGTTTTGAAAACGACCAACTAAATCAT ttgtcTTCAATCATGCAAAAACCAATTGACGCATTGGCCAGTATTTTAAATGAAGCAATAGAACAAATCACCACAATAGGAAATCTACAGAATATACTTACTGACTgttctaaaaaatgtttgtaa
- the LOC132927096 gene encoding interaptin-like isoform X1, giving the protein MSDKCKNEIKEDIRNETIENTIKDLRLQISLLKHQNSKIKLQLDEDIQKGLAMTELLQKRKPFNRTKTGEMIFPGKKEMEFKLDVMTREILKLRTVLNGLKKDRCKLNLSGNNNKTKFNCFESNNEDNINKKLSEELCEQNNTMKDTFDKIVLEISKYRVLLDIKTDEMNDNNAQLTKTQEEFNNAVMTLEQIELNTQGNVENARNEFKAVSDRLDGLKSEAQQQIDELNDTNESYMNGLQEKEYQIVRSNNLDKEKAKLTAEFESEFNRVKEYFKKRLSQIEFLPAALQAVQKQMIVEKELSASIEKNIEILSKKLKNISNDSCNDNTNQLLKSKAKHLKIKQVKLEKILAEKLRCCDETKTYKYQQKSVLSKIKSETKLKLNDLRRILKAPAEEYLNTIDKLQNQISKIEAYSCFENDQLNHLSSIMQKPIDALASILNEAIEQITTIGNLQNILTDCSKKCL; this is encoded by the exons atgagcGATAAATGTAAGAATGAAATAAAAGAAGACATAAGAAATGAAACAATTGAAAACACTATAAAAGATCTAAGATtacaaatatcattattaaaacatcagaattcaaaaatcaaattgCAATTGGATGAAGAC atTCAAAAAGGGTTGGCAATGACAGAATTGTTACAAAAAAGA AAACCTTTTAATCGAACAAAAACTGGTGAAATGATATTTCCCGGGAAAAAGGAAatg gAATTTAAACTGGATGTAATGACAAGAGAAATTTTGAAGTTAAGAACAGTATTAAATGGCTTGAAAAAAGACCGTTGTAAACTAAATTTATCtggaaacaataataaaaccaaatttaacTGTTTT GAGTCTAATAatgaagataatataaataaaaagttaagtgAAGAACTTTGCGAACAAAATAACACAATGAAAGACACATTTGA caAAATTGTACTAGAAATATCAAAGTACCGGGTACTATTAGACATTAAAACAGATGAAATGAACGACAATAATGCACAGTTAACAAAAACACAAGAAGAATTTAATAATGCAGTCATGACATTAGAACAGATAGAATTA aacacTCAGGGTAATGTGGAAAATGCGCGAAACGAATTTAAAGCGGTCAGTGATCGCTTGGATGGTTTGAAATCGGAAGCCCAACAACAAATTGACGAGTTAAACGATACAAATGAATCG tACATGAATGGACTACAAGAAAAAGAGTATCAAATAGTCCGATCTAATAACCTGGACAAAGAAAAGGCGAAGCTGACGGCAGAATTCGAATCTGAATTCAACCGGGTTAAA GAATATTTCAAAAAACGGCTAAGTCAAATAGAATTTTTACCTGCTGcgttacaagcagttcaaaagCAAATGATTGTTGAAAAAGAATTAAGCGcttcaattgaaaaaaatattgaaattctcagtaaaaaactaaaaaatatt agcaATGATTCTTGTAACGATAATACGAATCAATTATTAAAGTCTAAAGCTAAACATCTGaa AATCAAACAAGTGAAATTGGAAAAGATTTTAGCAGAAAAACTTCGTTGCTGTGATGAGACAAAAACATATAAGTATCAACAAAAATCTGTGTTAAGCAAGATAAAATCCGaaacaaagttaaaattaaatgatttacgtCGTATTTTAAAAGCACCAGCTGAGGAATACTTAAATACCATCGATAAACTTCAAAACCAAATATCTAAAATTGAGGCATATTCTTGTTTTGAAAACGACCAACTAAATCAT ttgtcTTCAATCATGCAAAAACCAATTGACGCATTGGCCAGTATTTTAAATGAAGCAATAGAACAAATCACCACAATAGGAAATCTACAGAATATACTTACTGACTgttctaaaaaatgtttgtaa
- the LOC132927096 gene encoding interaptin-like isoform X3, whose amino-acid sequence MTREILKLRTVLNGLKKDRCKLNLSGNNNKTKFNCFESNNEDNINKKLSEELCEQNNTMKDTFDKIVLEISKYRVLLDIKTDEMNDNNAQLTKTQEEFNNAVMTLEQIELNTQGNVENARNEFKAVSDRLDGLKSEAQQQIDELNDTNESYMNGLQEKEYQIVRSNNLDKEKAKLTAEFESEFNRVKEYFKKRLSQIEFLPAALQAVQKQMIVEKELSASIEKNIEILSKKLKNISNDSCNDNTNQLLKSKAKHLKIKQVKLEKILAEKLRCCDETKTYKYQQKSVLSKIKSETKLKLNDLRRILKAPAEEYLNTIDKLQNQISKIEAYSCFENDQLNHLSSIMQKPIDALASILNEAIEQITTIGNLQNILTDCSKKCL is encoded by the exons ATGACAAGAGAAATTTTGAAGTTAAGAACAGTATTAAATGGCTTGAAAAAAGACCGTTGTAAACTAAATTTATCtggaaacaataataaaaccaaatttaacTGTTTT GAGTCTAATAatgaagataatataaataaaaagttaagtgAAGAACTTTGCGAACAAAATAACACAATGAAAGACACATTTGA caAAATTGTACTAGAAATATCAAAGTACCGGGTACTATTAGACATTAAAACAGATGAAATGAACGACAATAATGCACAGTTAACAAAAACACAAGAAGAATTTAATAATGCAGTCATGACATTAGAACAGATAGAATTA aacacTCAGGGTAATGTGGAAAATGCGCGAAACGAATTTAAAGCGGTCAGTGATCGCTTGGATGGTTTGAAATCGGAAGCCCAACAACAAATTGACGAGTTAAACGATACAAATGAATCG tACATGAATGGACTACAAGAAAAAGAGTATCAAATAGTCCGATCTAATAACCTGGACAAAGAAAAGGCGAAGCTGACGGCAGAATTCGAATCTGAATTCAACCGGGTTAAA GAATATTTCAAAAAACGGCTAAGTCAAATAGAATTTTTACCTGCTGcgttacaagcagttcaaaagCAAATGATTGTTGAAAAAGAATTAAGCGcttcaattgaaaaaaatattgaaattctcagtaaaaaactaaaaaatatt agcaATGATTCTTGTAACGATAATACGAATCAATTATTAAAGTCTAAAGCTAAACATCTGaa AATCAAACAAGTGAAATTGGAAAAGATTTTAGCAGAAAAACTTCGTTGCTGTGATGAGACAAAAACATATAAGTATCAACAAAAATCTGTGTTAAGCAAGATAAAATCCGaaacaaagttaaaattaaatgatttacgtCGTATTTTAAAAGCACCAGCTGAGGAATACTTAAATACCATCGATAAACTTCAAAACCAAATATCTAAAATTGAGGCATATTCTTGTTTTGAAAACGACCAACTAAATCAT ttgtcTTCAATCATGCAAAAACCAATTGACGCATTGGCCAGTATTTTAAATGAAGCAATAGAACAAATCACCACAATAGGAAATCTACAGAATATACTTACTGACTgttctaaaaaatgtttgtaa
- the LOC132927097 gene encoding endoplasmic reticulum-Golgi intermediate compartment protein 2, whose amino-acid sequence MLRYRGKKLALNIVKELDSFPKVQEEIYEPSTYSNVILTVLISIFGLWLLISEIQYFLQEHYIYRFVPDTDYESKLPINIDITVASTCDSIGADIVDTTGQNMMLFGELKTDDTWWEMTKEQQQHFDKMHEFNAYLREEYHSMKDILWMSDDYNTLKKKISVRTDKPNTLPDACRIHGSLILNKVIGNFHITPGKSLIVPGGHVHLTGPFFGSEATNFSHRINQFSFGVPTKGIIYPLEGELYETNESAVSYKYFIDVVATDVKSHSNEIKTYQYSAKDIQRKIDHNLGSHGMPGIYFQYDINALKFIITANKITMFHLIIELASTIGGLFLLFNFMKILLDKFTKKIYSFFTIDNIA is encoded by the exons ATGTTGAGATACAGAGGAAAAAAATTAGCACTTAATATTGTGAAAGAATTGGATTCATTCCCTAAGGTCCAAGAAGAAATTTATGAACCATCTACTTATAGTAATGTTATAT taACAGTTTTGATTTCTATATTTGGATTATGGTTATTGATTTCTGAAATACAGTATTTTTTACAAGAACATTATATATACAGATTTGTACCAGATACTGACTATGAATCTAAACTCCCAATAAACATAGATATTACTGTTGCATCAACTTGTGACA gtataggTGCTGATATTGTTGATACAACAGGACAAAATATGATGTTATTTGGAGAATTAAAAACTGATGATACTTGGTGGGAAATGACGAAAGAACAGCAACAGCATTTTGATAAAATGCATGAATTCAATGCATATTTAAGAGAAGAATATCATTCAATGAAAGACATATTATGGATGTCTGatgattataatacattaaaaaaaaaaatttctgttag aACAGATAAACCAAATACTTTACCTGATGCATGTCGCATACATGGGTCATTAATCTTGAATAAAGTTATTGGCAATTTCCATATAACTCCTGGAAAATCTCTAATAGTTCCAGGTGGGCATGTGCATCTTACTGGTCCATTTTTTGGATCAGAGGCTACTAACTTTTCCCATcgaataaatcaattttcatttGGTGTTCCGACTAAAGGGATAATATATCCATTAGAAGGAGAACTGTATGAAACAAATGAAA GTGCTGTttcctataaatatttcatagatGTGGTAGCTACAGATGTTAAATCACattcaaatgaaataaaaacatatcagTATTCAGCAAAAGACATACAAAGAAAAATCGATCATAACCTTG GAAGTCATGGTATGCCtggtatatattttcaatatgatataaatgCACTCAAATTTATCATCACGGCAAATAAAATTaccatgtttcatttaattattgaattagcATCAACTATTGggggtttatttttattattta atTTTATGAAGATTCTATtagataaatttactaaaaaaatatattctttttttacaaTTGATAACATCGCTTAA
- the LOC132927098 gene encoding LOW QUALITY PROTEIN: uncharacterized protein LOC132927098 (The sequence of the model RefSeq protein was modified relative to this genomic sequence to represent the inferred CDS: deleted 1 base in 1 codon) codes for MPTRLQHYRYKLHCQMDNINIYFKETKNTILPCLFNFITNANGLSDKYFTVKHNVSLSIQFVTGIIEELEANSKAIFKGNLKGDFYNVANNYKRNMINKEQQKYEQIKHDIQTKIGKKNQIVHYFNAVDRQLQFVTKKKIMKSEAIIVAVMKEHEHTIVNLQLDAKSLLSKIESNAKNNEIKKNIRMQIRNDLKIRKALIVNTYDSEMMEKYNNVNRFNSKIKKIEDTIFQLQESISYQMPFYNNVVLEKEEENDRIWHSKLHEIQRKIAARKIQMHFRRYLNYIKTRDIKKNKKGQHKKPNRK; via the exons ATGCCAACGAGGTTACAACACTATCGTTACAAATTACACTGTCAAATGGACAACATTAACATATACTTCAAAGAAACGAAGAATACGATACTTccctgtttatttaattttattaccaaCGCAAACGGTTTGTCTGAT AAGTATTTCACTGTGAAGCACAACGTAAGTTTGAGTATCCAATTTGTTACTGGAATAATTGAAGAATTGGAAGCGAACAGCAAAGCAATTTTTAAAGGAAATTTAAAAGGAGATTTCTATAATGTCGCCAATAATTATAAACGCAATATGATAAATAAGGAACAgcaaaaatatgaacaaattaaACATGACATTCAGACGAAgatcggt aaaaaaaatcaaattgtacATTACTTCAACGCTGTAGATCGACAATTACAGTTtgtcacgaaaaaaaaaat AATGAAATCAGAAGCAATTATTGTTGCGGTAATGAAAGAACACGAACATACAATTGTGAATTTACAATTAGATGCAAAAAGCTTGTTATCAAAAATTGAGTCAAATGCAAAAAACAacgagattaaaaaaaatattcgtatgCAAATCag gaacgatttaaaaatcagaaaagCTCTAATAGTGAATACATATGATTCAGAGATgatggaaaaatataataatgtgaatagatttaattcaaaaataaaaaaaattgaagatactatttttcaattgcaa gaatcCATTTCATATCAAATgccattttacaataatgtggtACTTGAAAAGGAAGAGGAAAATGATAGAATTTGGCACTCaaaattacatgaaatacagCGTAAGATAGCAGCTCGAAAAATACAAATGCATTTTAGAAGATACTTAAACTACATTAAGACTCGtgatattaagaaaaataaaaaagggcAACATAAAAAACCCaaccgaaaataa